From the genome of Hyalangium ruber, one region includes:
- a CDS encoding cupredoxin domain-containing protein, producing the protein MQSTSKGHLELVARRDGTFKLYVLDEKLATLSVAGASATLKLTVPGYADVKLSPVVDHLEGKGAAFQAEHPTAVVSVTTGGTTQTARFALHLEGSGQGADHGGMAHSHGGAETGTRPSFRAELKTTPSSVKAGQPVTLTFSVKDAKGTLVRELPQVHEKPMHLLAISRDLAEFAHLHPQPQPDGTYQVRHTFPSGGAYKLYADYTPSGSPQVVDQIDLTVEGPPRPAARLKEDATPVKTVEGVRVTMSTAQPLRAGSEALLRFAVADAKTGKPVTDLQPYLGALAHFVILSEDTKDFLHAHPLEAQEPSGGTMAGHAHKQGAPGGKSPSEVSAHTSFPRAGLYKVWTQLQRGGRVITVPFVVRVAEAAGPAPKHTGHGAQGAMTPAPANAILVKVSAAGFEPSRVPARPGQPVTLAFQRTDAKNCGDKVVFPALGIERELPVGQTVTVTLDPPKTGELTFTCGMAMYRGAIVVQ; encoded by the coding sequence GTGCAGAGCACCAGCAAGGGGCATCTGGAACTCGTCGCTAGACGGGATGGCACCTTCAAGCTGTACGTGCTCGACGAGAAGCTGGCGACGCTGTCCGTGGCGGGTGCGAGCGCGACGCTGAAGCTCACCGTCCCTGGCTACGCGGATGTGAAGCTCTCCCCTGTGGTAGACCACCTCGAGGGCAAAGGGGCTGCCTTCCAGGCCGAGCACCCGACCGCCGTGGTGAGCGTCACGACCGGGGGCACTACGCAGACGGCTCGATTCGCGCTGCACCTCGAGGGAAGTGGGCAAGGAGCAGACCACGGCGGCATGGCGCACTCCCACGGCGGGGCGGAGACCGGGACCCGGCCCAGCTTCCGCGCTGAGCTCAAGACCACTCCCTCCAGCGTCAAGGCTGGCCAGCCAGTGACTCTCACCTTCTCCGTCAAGGATGCGAAGGGCACCCTCGTCCGCGAGCTACCGCAGGTGCATGAGAAGCCGATGCACCTGCTCGCCATCTCCCGCGACCTGGCCGAGTTCGCCCACCTGCACCCGCAGCCCCAGCCGGACGGCACTTACCAGGTGCGGCACACCTTCCCCAGCGGCGGCGCCTACAAGCTCTACGCGGACTACACCCCGAGCGGCTCGCCGCAGGTGGTGGACCAGATCGATCTCACCGTGGAAGGCCCCCCCCGCCCAGCGGCCCGGCTCAAGGAGGATGCTACCCCCGTCAAGACGGTGGAGGGGGTGCGCGTGACGATGAGCACCGCTCAACCGCTGCGCGCGGGCTCGGAGGCCCTGCTGCGCTTCGCCGTGGCGGATGCGAAGACGGGTAAGCCTGTGACGGACTTGCAGCCCTACCTCGGAGCGCTCGCGCACTTCGTCATCCTCAGCGAGGACACTAAGGACTTCCTCCACGCCCACCCACTCGAGGCACAGGAGCCCAGCGGCGGCACCATGGCCGGCCACGCGCACAAGCAGGGAGCGCCCGGCGGGAAGAGTCCCTCGGAGGTGAGCGCGCACACGTCGTTCCCACGCGCCGGCCTCTACAAGGTGTGGACCCAGCTGCAGCGCGGCGGGCGGGTCATCACCGTCCCGTTTGTCGTGCGCGTGGCTGAAGCGGCAGGCCCAGCGCCCAAGCACACTGGACACGGTGCGCAGGGCGCGATGACTCCCGCTCCCGCGAACGCCATCCTGGTGAAGGTGAGCGCCGCCGGCTTCGAGCCCTCTCGCGTCCCGGCCCGCCCGGGCCAACCCGTCACCCTCGCCTTCCAGCGCACGGACGCCAAGAACTGCGGGGACAAGGTGGTCTTCCCCGCTTTGGGTATCGAGCGAGAGCTGCCCGTGGGGCAGACGGTTACGGTCACGCTGGATCCGCCGAAGACCGGAGAACTCACTTTCACCTGCGGCATGGCCATGTACCGCGGCGCAATCGTCGTCCAGTGA
- a CDS encoding FixH family protein: protein MKGAMAAPGAEAPFRVFVADPRTNAPIEGAAVELSFLGASEVKSNATPTEHAGIYTATVTFPGEGDWEVMASVNRGQEAEVLALGALKVGVAATDQAEPHSHGFPWRTVLLAALGLAVLAVAALWGGRRLTRSRRRSTEVSDA, encoded by the coding sequence ATGAAGGGAGCCATGGCGGCGCCTGGCGCTGAGGCGCCCTTCCGGGTGTTCGTGGCTGATCCACGCACCAATGCTCCCATCGAGGGAGCAGCGGTCGAGCTCAGCTTCCTGGGCGCTAGTGAGGTGAAGTCGAACGCGACTCCGACCGAGCACGCCGGCATCTACACGGCCACCGTGACCTTCCCCGGAGAGGGCGACTGGGAGGTAATGGCCTCCGTGAACCGCGGGCAGGAGGCAGAGGTCCTCGCGCTCGGCGCACTCAAGGTCGGCGTGGCCGCAACGGATCAGGCCGAGCCGCACTCTCATGGCTTTCCCTGGCGCACAGTCCTGCTCGCGGCACTGGGGCTAGCCGTGCTCGCGGTGGCCGCACTGTGGGGGGGCCGTCGCCTCACCCGCTCGCGCCGCCGCTCCACCGAGGTGTCCGATGCGTAA
- a CDS encoding YncE family protein: METLKRILAAVLPLAVVALWGCGGDSSSVPIKAVDRDAVFVVNGASSMISVLDAASLESLGTIRLEDSPFPHHISLSPDRDSLVVAIPGADLSEGHGGGHAGHGVKGKLLLLDARTGATRAARQFDAMNHNGAFSPDGTEVWTAQMTMPGSVVVVDAKTLAPRQTIDVGDMPAEVTFSPDGKYAFVANGASDNVTVIDAATKTVVKTVPVGANPVGAWPGNDGLMYVDNEDGKSLTVIDASTHAVVHTYALGFTPAMAATAPTGELWVTDTENGRLIFFAAGTTTSLQELTTGEGAHAITFSPDGVTAFVTNQAAGTVSVVDVASRSVRKTLTVGDKPNGLVFRKN; encoded by the coding sequence ATGGAGACCCTCAAGCGAATCCTGGCAGCAGTGCTTCCCTTAGCGGTCGTGGCCCTATGGGGGTGTGGTGGAGACTCTTCGAGCGTCCCCATCAAGGCAGTGGATCGGGATGCCGTCTTCGTCGTCAACGGCGCCAGCAGCATGATCAGCGTCCTCGACGCCGCCAGCCTGGAGAGCCTGGGGACCATCCGCCTGGAGGACTCCCCTTTTCCGCACCACATCAGCCTGAGCCCTGACCGGGACTCCCTCGTGGTGGCCATCCCCGGCGCGGACCTGAGCGAAGGCCATGGAGGCGGCCATGCAGGGCATGGCGTAAAGGGAAAACTCCTGCTGCTGGATGCACGAACCGGGGCCACGCGAGCAGCCCGGCAGTTCGATGCGATGAACCACAATGGCGCCTTCTCGCCAGACGGCACCGAGGTGTGGACGGCCCAGATGACCATGCCCGGCTCGGTTGTCGTGGTGGACGCGAAGACGCTCGCGCCCCGGCAGACCATTGACGTCGGGGACATGCCCGCTGAGGTGACGTTCTCGCCAGATGGCAAGTACGCCTTCGTCGCCAACGGTGCCTCCGACAACGTGACCGTCATCGATGCGGCCACGAAAACGGTGGTGAAGACGGTACCGGTGGGGGCGAACCCCGTGGGTGCCTGGCCCGGCAACGACGGGCTGATGTACGTCGACAACGAGGACGGCAAGAGCCTCACCGTCATCGACGCCAGCACCCACGCTGTCGTCCATACCTATGCCCTGGGCTTCACCCCGGCCATGGCCGCGACAGCTCCCACTGGGGAACTCTGGGTCACGGACACGGAGAACGGCCGCCTCATCTTCTTCGCGGCGGGGACCACGACAAGCCTGCAAGAGCTCACCACCGGCGAAGGAGCTCACGCGATCACCTTCTCGCCGGATGGCGTGACGGCCTTCGTCACCAACCAAGCCGCGGGCACGGTCAGCGTGGTGGATGTCGCCTCACGCTCTGTACGCAAGACCCTCACCGTCGGAGACAAGCCCAACGGCCTCGTCTTCCGCAAGAACTGA
- a CDS encoding efflux RND transporter permease subunit has product MFDWIIQFSLRNRIFVLASAAALLVWGTWVVLQMPVDVFPDLNRPTVTVMTEAGGLSPEEVETLVTLPIETAMNGAPGVKRVRSTSGVGLSVVYVEFDWGTDIYLDRQLVAERLQVAEERLPRDVSPTLTPISSIMGEILLLGIQSEGGKTSPLEVRSLADWVIRQRLLTLPGIAQVTVMGGGVKQYQVLVDPRKLLAYNLTLQEVEEAAGLAQSNTTGGFLERKSQEYLVRNLARTSSVEELADTVVAFREGVPIRLRQVAEVKLGAQVKRGDGGMNGAPAVIMAIQKQPGASTIELTKQVESSLEELRRTLPADVKVQTLFKQAVFIEKAIDNVVEALRDGAILVVIVLFLFLLNFRTTAITLTAIPLSFIITGLVLKAFDISVNTMTLGGLAVAIGELVDDAIVDVENVFRRLKENRHKPDPEPVLTVIYKASSEVRNSIVFATILVVLVFIPLFAMGGIEGRLFIPLGLAYIISIIASLFVSLTVTPALCSYLLPKMKHMEDEKDGFLVRFLKQQDRRLLHVTLAHPYKVMIIAGVLVVAALAAVPFFGREFMPPFNEGTATINLLAKPGTSLEESNRIGTLAEQLIKAVPEVASVGRRTGRAEQDEHAEGVHYTEIDVDFKAGGREREVVLEDLRHRLDQLPGVATNIGQPISHRLDHLLSGIRAQIAVKLFGSDMDTLRQKAEEVRQVMAGVPGVVDLQVEQQTLIPQLKIRLKREEAARYGVRPGAMAELLETAFNGKVVSQVVEGQRTFDVLVRYDERTRADVDAFRRTLVDTPSGAKVPLSAIAEVEEGRGPNVINHDNIQRRIVVMANTSGRDLGGVVGDIRQRVADQVQLPTGYFVSYEGQFESQQAATRLIGLLSLFSLAGMFLVLYAHFRSVTLVLQVMLNIPLALVGSVAAVLLTTQTLSVATLVGFITLCGIASRNTIMMISHYMHLVQVEGEHFDEKMIVRGSLERLVPVLMTALTAGLALIPLVLAAGDPGKEILHPVATVILGGLISSTLLDMAVTPAVFFKFGRPALEKFLAARAERQKKLASESPEGTSFDTGTAAQH; this is encoded by the coding sequence ATGTTCGATTGGATCATCCAGTTCAGCCTGCGCAACCGCATCTTCGTCCTCGCGTCGGCGGCGGCGCTCCTCGTCTGGGGGACCTGGGTCGTCCTCCAGATGCCGGTGGACGTCTTCCCGGACCTCAACCGCCCGACCGTCACGGTGATGACGGAGGCGGGAGGGCTGTCTCCCGAGGAGGTGGAGACGCTCGTCACGCTGCCCATCGAGACGGCGATGAACGGCGCCCCGGGCGTCAAGCGCGTGCGCTCGACGTCGGGCGTGGGCCTCTCGGTGGTGTACGTCGAGTTCGACTGGGGCACTGACATCTACCTGGACCGGCAGCTCGTCGCCGAGCGCCTCCAGGTGGCCGAGGAGCGGCTGCCACGCGACGTGTCGCCCACGCTCACCCCCATCTCCTCCATCATGGGCGAGATCCTCCTGCTCGGCATCCAGAGCGAAGGGGGAAAGACCTCCCCGCTCGAGGTCCGCTCCCTGGCCGACTGGGTCATCCGCCAGCGTCTGCTCACCCTGCCAGGCATCGCTCAGGTCACGGTCATGGGTGGCGGGGTGAAGCAGTACCAGGTGCTCGTCGATCCACGGAAGCTCCTGGCCTACAACCTCACCCTGCAAGAGGTGGAGGAGGCCGCGGGCCTCGCCCAGAGCAACACCACGGGCGGCTTCCTCGAGCGCAAGAGCCAGGAGTACCTCGTGCGCAACCTGGCCCGCACTTCCTCGGTGGAGGAGCTGGCCGACACGGTGGTGGCCTTCCGCGAGGGCGTGCCCATCCGCCTGCGGCAGGTGGCCGAGGTGAAGCTCGGAGCCCAGGTGAAGCGAGGAGACGGCGGAATGAACGGTGCGCCCGCTGTCATCATGGCCATCCAGAAGCAGCCGGGGGCCAGCACCATTGAGCTGACGAAGCAGGTGGAGTCCTCACTCGAAGAGCTGCGCCGCACCCTGCCCGCGGACGTGAAGGTCCAGACGCTCTTCAAGCAGGCTGTCTTCATCGAGAAGGCCATCGACAACGTGGTGGAGGCGCTGCGTGACGGCGCCATCCTGGTCGTCATCGTCCTGTTCCTCTTCCTGCTCAACTTCCGCACCACGGCCATCACCCTTACCGCCATCCCGCTGTCCTTCATCATCACGGGCCTGGTGCTCAAAGCGTTCGACATCTCGGTGAACACGATGACGCTGGGCGGCCTCGCGGTGGCCATCGGCGAGTTGGTGGACGATGCCATCGTCGATGTGGAGAACGTCTTCCGGCGCCTCAAGGAGAACCGGCACAAGCCAGACCCGGAGCCGGTCCTCACGGTCATCTACAAGGCGTCCAGCGAGGTGCGCAACTCCATCGTCTTCGCCACCATCCTCGTGGTGCTCGTCTTCATCCCCCTGTTCGCCATGGGCGGCATCGAGGGGCGGCTCTTCATTCCGCTCGGCCTGGCGTACATCATCTCCATCATCGCCTCGCTCTTCGTGTCCCTCACGGTGACACCCGCGCTCTGCTCATACCTGCTGCCGAAGATGAAGCACATGGAAGACGAGAAAGACGGCTTCTTGGTGCGCTTCCTCAAGCAGCAGGACAGGCGGCTGCTCCACGTCACACTCGCCCACCCGTACAAGGTGATGATCATCGCGGGGGTGTTGGTGGTAGCAGCGCTGGCGGCCGTGCCCTTCTTCGGCCGCGAGTTCATGCCGCCCTTCAACGAGGGCACGGCGACGATCAACCTCCTGGCCAAGCCCGGCACCTCGCTAGAGGAGTCCAATCGCATCGGGACGCTGGCCGAGCAACTCATCAAGGCCGTGCCCGAAGTGGCCTCGGTGGGCCGGCGCACCGGCCGGGCCGAGCAGGATGAGCACGCGGAGGGCGTGCACTACACGGAGATCGATGTTGACTTCAAAGCCGGTGGCCGTGAGCGCGAGGTGGTGCTGGAAGACCTCCGCCACCGGCTCGACCAGCTGCCAGGGGTCGCCACCAATATCGGCCAGCCCATCTCACACCGGCTGGATCACCTGCTGTCCGGTATCCGCGCGCAGATCGCCGTGAAGCTCTTCGGCAGCGACATGGACACCCTGCGCCAGAAGGCGGAGGAGGTCCGCCAAGTGATGGCCGGGGTGCCGGGCGTCGTTGACCTCCAGGTGGAGCAGCAGACCCTCATTCCCCAACTGAAGATCCGCCTCAAGCGCGAGGAGGCCGCACGCTACGGCGTCAGGCCGGGGGCTATGGCGGAGCTGTTGGAGACAGCCTTCAACGGCAAGGTGGTGTCCCAGGTGGTGGAGGGCCAGCGCACCTTCGACGTGCTCGTGCGCTACGACGAGAGGACGCGCGCGGACGTGGACGCATTCCGGCGCACGCTGGTGGACACGCCCTCCGGGGCGAAGGTGCCGCTGTCGGCCATCGCTGAAGTCGAGGAGGGAAGAGGCCCCAACGTCATCAACCACGACAACATCCAGCGCCGCATCGTGGTGATGGCTAACACGTCCGGGCGTGATCTCGGCGGCGTGGTGGGTGATATCCGGCAGCGTGTCGCGGACCAGGTGCAGTTGCCCACGGGCTACTTCGTCTCCTACGAGGGACAGTTCGAGAGCCAGCAGGCAGCCACGCGGCTGATCGGCCTGCTCTCTCTGTTCTCCCTGGCGGGGATGTTCCTCGTCCTCTACGCGCACTTCCGCTCGGTGACACTGGTGCTCCAGGTGATGCTCAACATCCCGCTGGCTCTGGTCGGCAGCGTGGCGGCGGTGCTTCTCACCACCCAAACGCTCTCGGTGGCGACGCTGGTGGGCTTCATCACCCTGTGCGGCATCGCCAGCCGCAACACCATCATGATGATCTCCCACTACATGCACCTGGTGCAGGTAGAGGGGGAACACTTCGACGAGAAGATGATCGTGCGCGGCTCCCTGGAGCGGCTGGTGCCGGTGCTCATGACGGCGCTCACCGCGGGGCTGGCGCTCATCCCCCTCGTGCTCGCGGCTGGGGATCCGGGCAAGGAGATCCTGCACCCGGTGGCCACAGTCATCCTCGGTGGCCTCATCAGCTCCACGCTGCTCGACATGGCGGTGACGCCGGCCGTGTTCTTCAAGTTCGGTCGGCCGGCGCTGGAGAAGTTCCTCGCCGCCCGCGCCGAGCGGCAGAAGAAGCTGGCCAGCGAATCCCCCGAGGGCACCTCATTCGACACAGGAACCGCTGCCCAGCACTAA
- a CDS encoding TolC family protein, translated as MLMLSGATAAQAPVPLTRAEVIAQARERNLELRAARERLGLQEAELAQARQLLPSNPEIEAEVGSDRPFNNEGERRLGIGLAQEFEIAGQRGLRKAQASAQLREAQARWAALEAQVARDASGAFLRLWRAERLRALARESLELNLTLEKAAESRFQAGDISELERNVVAVDVARSRRELSSAETELVQAQLDLARLLGRPDGMRLTVADLSLPTPTLAPLENLQSLARERRADLAAARYSQEAAEARLHLHYRERIPNPTLRLGYERERFDPLDASPGGGGEVSSLLMGSISIPLPLWNRQQGPIRAAQAEKAAATIEREATERLVDTEVAAAFAAVERSREALEAVTAALPKVERNLELIRKSFEAGQVDLLELLNTRDRSQQARQEYVEARVEYVRALDELMRATGQLPMEARQ; from the coding sequence ATGCTCATGCTGTCGGGCGCCACTGCGGCGCAGGCACCGGTGCCGCTCACCCGGGCCGAGGTCATCGCGCAGGCTCGGGAGCGTAACCTGGAGCTGAGGGCCGCCCGCGAGCGCCTGGGACTCCAAGAAGCCGAGCTGGCGCAGGCCCGCCAGCTGCTGCCAAGCAATCCAGAGATCGAGGCCGAAGTGGGCAGCGACCGGCCCTTCAACAACGAGGGCGAGCGGCGCCTCGGTATCGGCCTCGCTCAGGAGTTCGAGATTGCCGGGCAGCGAGGGCTGCGCAAGGCGCAGGCGTCCGCTCAACTCAGGGAGGCCCAGGCCCGCTGGGCCGCTCTGGAGGCGCAGGTGGCGCGGGATGCCTCCGGCGCCTTCCTCCGGCTGTGGCGGGCCGAGCGTCTCCGGGCCTTGGCGCGCGAGTCGCTGGAGCTCAACCTCACGCTGGAGAAGGCCGCCGAGTCCCGCTTCCAGGCAGGCGACATCTCCGAGTTGGAGCGCAATGTGGTGGCGGTAGATGTCGCCCGCTCCCGGCGAGAGCTGTCCTCCGCCGAGACGGAGCTCGTCCAGGCGCAGTTGGACCTCGCACGGCTGTTAGGCCGACCTGACGGTATGCGCCTGACGGTAGCGGACCTGTCCCTGCCCACTCCCACGCTGGCGCCGCTGGAGAACCTCCAGTCTCTCGCCAGAGAGCGGCGGGCAGACCTGGCCGCTGCCCGCTACTCGCAGGAGGCGGCCGAGGCGCGGCTCCACCTGCACTACCGCGAGCGGATCCCCAACCCCACGCTCCGCCTGGGCTATGAGCGCGAGCGCTTCGACCCTCTGGATGCTTCGCCTGGTGGAGGCGGAGAGGTCTCCTCACTGCTCATGGGCAGCATCTCGATTCCGCTGCCGCTGTGGAACCGCCAGCAGGGCCCTATCCGGGCAGCTCAGGCAGAAAAGGCAGCGGCAACCATCGAGCGTGAGGCGACCGAGCGCCTGGTGGATACCGAGGTAGCGGCGGCGTTCGCGGCGGTGGAGCGCAGCCGGGAGGCGCTCGAAGCGGTCACCGCGGCCCTGCCCAAGGTGGAGCGAAACCTGGAACTCATCCGCAAGAGCTTCGAGGCCGGCCAAGTAGACCTTCTCGAACTGCTCAACACCCGGGATCGCTCCCAGCAGGCGCGGCAGGAGTACGTGGAAGCGCGCGTGGAGTACGTGCGCGCGCTGGATGAGCTGATGCGGGCAACCGGACAGCTCCCAATGGAGGCACGTCAGTGA
- a CDS encoding efflux RND transporter periplasmic adaptor subunit, translating into MRKLLLSALILLAPVAAFAHGGEDHGEGPKQAASAAPAGVILLPKESQFLLGVRTEPVSRRKLEMRTTVPGKVIPRTDRHAQIFAPVAGRVLSQGSQIPLVGTRVKKGQVLAVLQQSLSASEASGLATGRIQAEAAVGQAQAALEQARRDLDRVKSLAGVVAQKEVQQAEFAVQVAEQEHTRAVRERELYAGAGQGGTGGKLSQFPLVSPLDGVLVEANATLGEQVEPSKVLFTVLDPQVVWVEANVFPDDIPRIEEAREALVKVEGYADRWFPAKLFNLGQVVEESTRTVKVIFEVQNDDGRLRPGTFAEVAIGSGGEQESLAVPDAAVVEVEGRKRVYVHVGPEEFVARDVALGARDGEYHVVRQGLKEGERVVTRGTYQLRSAAGGQ; encoded by the coding sequence ATGCGTAAGCTCCTTCTCTCTGCGCTCATCCTGCTGGCGCCGGTGGCTGCCTTCGCTCATGGCGGAGAGGACCATGGTGAGGGGCCCAAGCAGGCCGCGTCCGCTGCCCCCGCCGGTGTCATCCTGCTCCCCAAGGAGTCCCAGTTTCTGCTCGGGGTACGCACCGAGCCGGTGAGCCGCCGCAAGCTCGAAATGCGCACGACCGTTCCCGGGAAGGTCATCCCCCGGACCGACCGGCACGCGCAGATCTTCGCCCCCGTCGCGGGCCGGGTGCTCTCGCAGGGCAGCCAGATCCCCCTCGTTGGGACGCGCGTGAAGAAGGGACAGGTGCTCGCCGTGCTCCAGCAGAGCCTCTCGGCCTCCGAGGCCAGCGGGCTTGCCACGGGGCGCATCCAGGCCGAGGCGGCGGTGGGACAGGCCCAGGCCGCGCTCGAGCAGGCCCGGCGCGACCTCGACCGGGTGAAGTCCCTCGCCGGCGTGGTGGCCCAGAAGGAAGTTCAGCAGGCGGAGTTCGCGGTGCAGGTGGCCGAGCAGGAGCACACCCGCGCTGTCCGCGAGCGGGAGCTGTACGCGGGCGCGGGCCAGGGTGGCACCGGCGGCAAGCTCTCCCAATTCCCCCTGGTATCCCCTCTCGACGGGGTGCTGGTCGAGGCGAACGCGACCCTGGGCGAGCAGGTGGAGCCGTCCAAGGTGCTCTTCACCGTGCTCGACCCGCAGGTCGTCTGGGTGGAGGCCAACGTCTTCCCCGATGACATTCCACGGATCGAAGAGGCCCGGGAGGCGCTGGTGAAGGTGGAGGGCTACGCGGACCGCTGGTTCCCCGCGAAGCTCTTCAACCTCGGCCAGGTGGTGGAGGAGTCCACCCGGACGGTGAAGGTCATCTTCGAGGTCCAGAACGACGACGGACGCCTGAGGCCGGGCACGTTCGCCGAGGTGGCCATCGGCTCCGGGGGCGAGCAGGAGAGCCTCGCCGTCCCCGACGCGGCTGTCGTGGAGGTGGAGGGGCGCAAGCGGGTCTATGTCCATGTGGGCCCCGAGGAGTTCGTTGCCCGGGACGTGGCGCTGGGCGCACGGGATGGCGAGTACCACGTGGTCCGCCAGGGGTTGAAAGAGGGCGAGCGCGTCGTCACACGCGGCACGTACCAGCTGCGGTCCGCCGCTGGAGGGCAGTAG
- a CDS encoding cupredoxin domain-containing protein has translation MTRTWVAMLSMAALSLAACEKSKTPETPGSSGTSAEKGGRTPAAQGHAAQDHAHEAPHGGLVQSTSQGHLELVASKDGTFKLYVLDEQLAVRSITGASGTLKLTVPGYADVKLAPVGDHLEGKGAAFQAEHATAVVSVTTGGATQTARFALHLEAGGHGDGHPHAPGTPAHSHGAPGSVLGTLSTKPCPAGGGPLAAACVNGQVFLFTTEGEAVPRALIPANGVSLAKLVPHVGRKVSLSGKPLEGEPARMEVTAVTPEHDHTPLQGGMVVMIGDLHLEVLARKEGEVRVYLTDAFRRPVPLTGRKGQVEIVSGASPAKTAQLVPSAGGDFLSARFDPFGTSQLEATVRLPVPEDPDYFITLLLDPGGTPPSTTVETGGVQSVKVEVQGGYSPDRIVLKKGVPARLTFLRKDTSECSRELRIPEFGIEQELTPLKETVVLLTPTKTGTFAFSCGMDMMRGTLVVQD, from the coding sequence ATGACACGCACGTGGGTTGCGATGCTGTCGATGGCCGCGCTGTCGCTGGCGGCCTGCGAGAAGTCCAAGACGCCAGAGACTCCAGGGTCGAGCGGCACCAGCGCGGAGAAAGGCGGCCGCACCCCGGCCGCCCAAGGCCACGCGGCGCAGGATCACGCCCATGAGGCTCCGCATGGAGGGCTCGTGCAGAGCACCAGCCAGGGGCACCTTGAGCTCGTCGCGAGCAAGGACGGCACCTTCAAGCTGTACGTGCTCGATGAACAGCTCGCGGTACGCTCTATCACCGGCGCCAGTGGCACGCTCAAGTTGACTGTGCCTGGCTACGCGGACGTGAAGCTCGCCCCCGTTGGAGACCACCTGGAGGGCAAGGGCGCGGCATTCCAAGCCGAGCACGCCACCGCCGTGGTGAGCGTCACCACCGGCGGAGCCACCCAGACGGCGCGCTTCGCCCTGCACCTCGAAGCGGGAGGACACGGCGACGGACACCCTCATGCCCCGGGCACACCAGCGCATTCGCATGGGGCTCCGGGCTCGGTGCTAGGCACCCTGTCGACGAAGCCCTGCCCTGCTGGTGGTGGCCCACTCGCCGCCGCCTGTGTGAACGGGCAGGTGTTCCTCTTCACGACGGAGGGCGAGGCGGTTCCCCGCGCCCTCATCCCGGCCAATGGCGTTTCGCTGGCGAAGCTAGTGCCCCACGTGGGTCGCAAGGTGTCGCTGTCGGGCAAGCCCCTGGAGGGCGAGCCGGCCCGCATGGAAGTGACGGCGGTGACCCCCGAGCACGACCACACCCCGCTCCAGGGCGGCATGGTGGTGATGATCGGAGACCTCCACCTGGAGGTGCTGGCACGCAAGGAAGGGGAAGTGCGCGTGTACCTCACCGACGCCTTCCGCCGCCCAGTGCCACTGACGGGCAGGAAGGGCCAGGTGGAGATTGTGTCAGGGGCCTCCCCCGCGAAGACGGCGCAGTTGGTGCCCTCTGCTGGCGGGGACTTCCTCTCGGCCAGGTTCGACCCCTTCGGCACCTCCCAGCTCGAAGCCACCGTCCGGCTTCCGGTACCCGAGGATCCCGACTACTTCATCACGCTCCTCCTCGATCCGGGGGGCACCCCGCCCTCCACGACCGTTGAGACGGGTGGCGTGCAGTCGGTGAAGGTGGAGGTCCAGGGCGGCTACTCCCCTGACCGCATCGTCCTCAAGAAGGGGGTCCCCGCCCGGCTCACCTTCCTGCGCAAGGACACCAGCGAGTGCTCGCGCGAGCTGCGCATCCCCGAGTTCGGCATCGAGCAGGAGCTGACCCCGCTGAAGGAGACAGTGGTGCTGCTCACCCCCACGAAGACCGGCACCTTCGCCTTCAGCTGCGGCATGGACATGATGCGCGGGACCCTCGTCGTACAGGACTGA
- a CDS encoding DUF305 domain-containing protein, with protein sequence MLALAVVTLAVACGDDKGLNMGDEMAPERLVMDGSYSDERFIDMMAAHHQMATEMAEVEQQKGTRSELKTLAAKMIEDQRKEIDELKALKQSHFGTSEVPTMMNHADMENAGMLMPAEMAQQPDVDKAFIDSMLPHHAGAIQMATVALQRSDIEQIRSMSRAIIDAQSEEIGRMIEWRKSWYGSQP encoded by the coding sequence GTGCTCGCGCTCGCCGTTGTCACGCTCGCCGTGGCCTGCGGAGACGACAAGGGGTTGAACATGGGCGACGAGATGGCGCCCGAGCGGCTAGTCATGGACGGGAGCTATTCGGATGAGCGCTTCATCGACATGATGGCGGCGCACCATCAGATGGCCACCGAGATGGCGGAGGTTGAACAGCAGAAAGGCACCCGCTCGGAGCTCAAAACGCTCGCCGCGAAGATGATCGAGGACCAGCGCAAGGAGATCGACGAACTCAAGGCCCTCAAGCAGTCCCACTTCGGTACCTCCGAAGTGCCAACGATGATGAATCACGCCGACATGGAGAACGCCGGCATGCTGATGCCCGCCGAGATGGCCCAGCAGCCGGACGTCGACAAAGCCTTCATCGACTCGATGCTCCCCCATCATGCAGGGGCGATTCAGATGGCCACGGTTGCTCTCCAGCGCAGCGATATCGAGCAGATCCGCTCCATGTCCCGAGCCATCATCGACGCGCAGTCGGAAGAAATCGGCAGGATGATCGAGTGGCGCAAAAGCTGGTACGGCAGCCAGCCGTAG